The following are encoded together in the Bradymonas sediminis genome:
- a CDS encoding aldehyde dehydrogenase family protein: MIDYKGNYIAGKWQPVKAREGTLKRENPCRVSQTVFEGPWSSAAVDDAVAAAQKALPAWDRLGREGRIAHLMRFQEALAERKEELAVAIAREVGKPLWEARTEAGALTAKIDIMCGEGLELTRDVFPKGLEGGRWTYRPLGVLGVFGPFNFPLHLPNGHIIPGLVNGNTVVVKPSEMAPGCMQLYFECAEKAGLPAGVLNLVQGPGEVGAKLAGHRGVNGVLFTGSWTTGMAIKRATAEHHWKLLALEMGGKNTSIILEDADLAQATHEVALAAYLTAGQRCSATSRVVVRREVADDFIDSLRDVSRRITVGDALANPDAPPFMGALASKAGYEAFIKAQSDTEGGNLSLLLEGGRACKELDGYFVKPSLWLAKSVDLHGSHQGQELFGPDVVIYTVDSDEEAVRVANATEYGLAMSVFSADETRFEEMAYGLKSGILNLNRSTCGASSRLPFGGINKSGNHRPSALMAGLYCTYPQAQLRNESGWDPEALKSGALQYLK, translated from the coding sequence ATGATCGATTATAAAGGCAACTATATTGCAGGAAAATGGCAGCCGGTTAAGGCGCGCGAAGGCACGCTGAAGCGGGAGAATCCGTGTCGGGTGTCGCAGACGGTTTTTGAGGGGCCCTGGTCGAGCGCGGCGGTCGATGACGCGGTCGCCGCGGCCCAAAAAGCGCTGCCGGCCTGGGATCGGCTCGGCCGCGAGGGGCGCATCGCGCACCTGATGCGTTTTCAGGAGGCGCTCGCCGAGCGGAAAGAAGAGCTCGCCGTGGCCATCGCGCGCGAAGTTGGAAAGCCGCTGTGGGAGGCGCGCACGGAGGCCGGCGCGCTCACCGCGAAGATCGATATTATGTGCGGCGAGGGGCTGGAGTTGACCCGGGACGTGTTTCCGAAGGGGCTTGAGGGTGGGCGTTGGACCTACCGACCCCTGGGCGTGCTGGGCGTCTTCGGGCCGTTTAACTTCCCGCTGCATCTTCCCAATGGGCATATCATTCCGGGGCTCGTTAACGGCAATACGGTGGTGGTCAAGCCCTCCGAGATGGCCCCCGGGTGCATGCAGCTCTATTTCGAATGTGCAGAAAAGGCTGGTCTTCCGGCCGGTGTGCTTAACCTCGTGCAGGGACCGGGCGAAGTTGGGGCGAAGTTGGCCGGGCATCGCGGCGTCAATGGCGTGCTGTTTACGGGTTCGTGGACGACCGGCATGGCCATCAAACGCGCGACCGCCGAGCATCATTGGAAGCTGCTGGCGCTCGAAATGGGCGGCAAAAACACGTCGATAATTCTGGAAGATGCCGACCTCGCCCAGGCGACCCACGAGGTTGCGCTGGCGGCGTATCTGACCGCCGGGCAGCGTTGCAGCGCGACGAGTCGCGTCGTCGTACGCCGCGAAGTCGCTGACGATTTTATCGACTCCCTGCGCGATGTCTCCCGGCGCATCACCGTCGGCGATGCGCTGGCAAACCCCGACGCCCCGCCCTTTATGGGCGCCCTGGCGAGCAAGGCGGGATACGAGGCGTTTATTAAGGCGCAGAGCGACACCGAAGGTGGTAATCTGAGCCTTCTCCTCGAGGGCGGGCGCGCCTGCAAGGAACTCGACGGATATTTTGTGAAACCCTCGCTCTGGTTGGCCAAATCGGTCGACCTGCACGGGTCGCATCAGGGGCAGGAATTATTCGGCCCCGATGTCGTGATCTATACGGTCGACTCGGATGAGGAAGCCGTGCGCGTGGCGAACGCCACGGAATACGGTCTGGCGATGAGCGTTTTTAGCGCGGACGAGACCCGCTTCGAGGAGATGGCCTACGGCCTAAAGAGCGGGATACTGAATCTCAATCGCTCTACCTGCGGCGCGTCGAGTCGGTTGCCCTTTGGCGGCATCAATAAATCGGGCAACCACCGCCCCTCCGCGCTTATGGCGGGGCTGTATTGCACCTATCCGCAGGCGCAATTGCGCAATGAGAGCGGCTGGGACCCCGAGGCCTTGAAATCTGGGGCGCTGCAATACCTGAAGTAG
- a CDS encoding outer membrane beta-barrel protein, whose protein sequence is MTPTPTNPSNPGTGSGNTTNNNTTVNNNTTVNNTTNNTTVNNNTTNNTSNSTTVIGGTNVYNDRRRPNYRGGNYYGGDTYYGRDSNRRNRGGDYYEGDTYYYGGDSGYYSGETYYGSDSYSSSTRYSGGTTTRVETHHEVGGRSTMIADPYVTLGLGMAGLSADEVGTESATGADFNLGIGVKGWIASGEFGLHYGAYEPETGNSDLSLYGGSLDIRLQPRISFFEPYALVGAGLHGLSDSAVEDTSVGASLRLGLGADLRIGEDFGVSARYLHSRFAFDDPNFVTSDGGFGATSNQFGVNLLMYF, encoded by the coding sequence GTGACCCCGACCCCGACCAACCCCTCCAACCCGGGAACCGGCAGCGGGAACACGACCAATAACAACACCACGGTCAATAATAATACGACCGTGAATAACACCACCAACAATACGACCGTTAATAACAACACGACCAATAATACGAGCAATAGCACCACCGTTATTGGCGGCACCAACGTCTATAATGACCGTCGCAGACCCAATTATCGCGGCGGCAATTATTACGGCGGCGACACCTACTACGGTCGCGACTCGAATCGGCGCAATCGTGGCGGCGACTATTATGAGGGGGACACCTATTATTACGGTGGCGACTCCGGCTACTACTCCGGGGAGACCTATTACGGCAGCGACAGCTACTCGAGCAGCACGCGCTACTCCGGCGGCACGACGACCCGCGTCGAGACCCACCACGAAGTTGGCGGCCGCTCGACCATGATTGCCGACCCCTACGTGACCCTGGGACTCGGCATGGCCGGGCTCAGCGCGGACGAAGTCGGCACCGAGTCGGCCACCGGCGCGGACTTCAACCTGGGCATTGGCGTCAAGGGTTGGATTGCCTCGGGTGAGTTCGGCCTGCACTACGGCGCCTATGAGCCGGAGACGGGCAATAGCGACCTGTCCCTGTACGGCGGCTCGCTCGACATTCGCCTGCAGCCGCGCATCAGCTTCTTCGAGCCCTATGCGCTGGTCGGCGCCGGCCTGCACGGCCTGAGCGACTCGGCCGTGGAGGATACCTCGGTCGGCGCTTCGCTTCGCCTCGGCCTGGGCGCAGACCTTCGTATCGGCGAGGACTTCGGCGTCAGCGCGCGCTACCTGCACAGCCGCTTCGCCTTCGATGACCCGAATTTCGTGACCAGCGACGGTGGCTTCGGCGCGACCAGCAACCAATTCGGCGTCAACCTGCTGATGTATTTCTAA
- a CDS encoding DUF4175 family protein encodes MAEDFEDVQNQQEGAESVEGDAELRSLEQDLNAMRMILRRTGSAWRRPILLEGALWYSVTLGAVALSAVLAAALVPAFLPSVTRWMLLVGAGAASLGALVAWVGFRAGAGDIEAVAKRLQREHPAFRNDIVAALEFAEKILAAEPDATLGFSRGMARAHIRETTRTMLAESEGGHLAHLLESREFFAPAMSLAACLALLLIPFAFDRAWTVEVLTSPFAQAEDSSATTVVNRPIVGAMSVYYTPPTYTNLGRQVDQNSSGYIEALIGTEVTIEANSLLKNVAQMELVIETQGQAPAKDNDDSADAESGTKSVLMRKRAPGEAGPPGVFQLVPRHPMRATFVATQPGVYFFRATLEDGTVVEDGIQRHIKIVPDKTPEILTPSHAGQVEVSPDDILDISFEVSDDFGVESVWKVWHFAGDPENAKRTKIDLPELANMPRETRGEVKFDLGPLSLQPKDGLIFYFEAVDNNSMTGPGIGRSKPLHLRVSSPQDKHRQNMEAQKVILDAMIEVLADYLSNPVGERVARANDAWVQRVKPDADEAELYLRLQQITRLQENQKRIVAAMDDLAGKLKKDPLMIERNRTLFEALQAQLAQLTEKGEKVIKTANRRADTDTLAARDARPLARYAGEAEDVFERGILRLSELLASAKMAAVQASLEEIKELKERLKTLLQEYKDTQDPELKKAILRDIQRLRQRMNELMSRMRSQIQELPQEHLNMDAIEQQQLESDTHKMADNLSNIEEMLENDDIDGALKALEELEMNLDSLDEKMDDQFEKAQPEGLSELDKKVSELMDDLEDIRQAEASLEKDTNALNKEMIEKRREHIEKTLDAFTKQMLRQVASQEQSLKSMAEKATEMPHKQRIEKSQKALGDLKKMLQDKDIAQSLERARETSNAVQETRYSLELSRRYTNSEKLKRQIDELRGENQAVSDRADAMVDEIEKLMDEAQKELKQMDQQQLNELASKQQQIVEKAEKLQQKIGKSGERFPMLEEKLSPKLEESKQTMEQAAESLKNQQTQRGLDHERQALDQLGKLQDQMKEVVQKERQGNKQKGQSAPKQKVEIPEESGKHAGEQLRHDVMDAMKQEKLDRYQSEIERYYKSIME; translated from the coding sequence ATGGCCGAAGATTTCGAAGACGTGCAAAATCAGCAGGAGGGAGCCGAGTCGGTCGAGGGCGACGCAGAGCTGCGCTCGCTTGAGCAAGATCTCAACGCGATGCGTATGATCTTGCGCCGCACGGGCAGCGCGTGGCGCCGCCCGATCCTGTTAGAGGGCGCGCTCTGGTATTCGGTGACGTTGGGCGCGGTCGCGCTCAGCGCTGTGCTGGCGGCGGCGTTGGTGCCGGCGTTCTTGCCGTCGGTGACGCGCTGGATGTTGCTGGTTGGCGCAGGCGCGGCCTCCCTCGGGGCGCTGGTCGCCTGGGTTGGTTTTCGCGCCGGCGCCGGCGATATCGAAGCGGTGGCGAAGCGACTTCAGCGCGAGCATCCGGCGTTTCGAAACGATATCGTGGCGGCGCTCGAATTCGCCGAAAAAATATTGGCCGCCGAGCCCGACGCGACGCTTGGGTTTAGCCGCGGCATGGCCCGCGCGCATATTCGCGAGACGACCCGCACGATGCTGGCCGAATCCGAAGGCGGCCACCTCGCGCATCTTTTGGAGTCCCGCGAATTCTTCGCCCCGGCGATGTCGCTGGCGGCCTGCCTGGCGCTGCTATTGATCCCATTTGCCTTCGACCGCGCCTGGACCGTCGAGGTCCTGACTTCGCCCTTCGCCCAGGCCGAAGATAGCAGCGCGACGACCGTGGTGAACCGCCCCATCGTGGGCGCGATGAGCGTCTATTATACCCCTCCGACCTATACTAATCTTGGCCGCCAGGTGGACCAAAACTCCAGCGGCTATATCGAGGCGTTGATCGGCACCGAAGTGACCATCGAGGCGAATTCGTTGCTTAAGAATGTCGCGCAGATGGAATTGGTGATCGAGACTCAGGGGCAGGCGCCGGCCAAAGACAATGATGACTCGGCTGACGCTGAATCCGGCACGAAGTCCGTCTTGATGCGAAAACGAGCGCCCGGCGAGGCAGGCCCGCCCGGGGTCTTTCAATTGGTGCCAAGACATCCGATGCGCGCTACTTTTGTTGCCACGCAACCCGGCGTCTATTTCTTCCGGGCGACTCTGGAAGACGGGACGGTCGTCGAAGACGGTATTCAACGCCATATCAAAATTGTTCCGGACAAGACGCCCGAGATTTTGACCCCCTCACACGCCGGCCAGGTCGAAGTCAGCCCGGATGATATCCTCGATATTAGCTTTGAGGTGTCGGACGATTTCGGGGTCGAGTCGGTCTGGAAGGTCTGGCATTTTGCCGGTGATCCCGAGAACGCCAAGCGCACTAAAATCGACCTGCCCGAGCTCGCCAATATGCCGCGCGAGACCCGGGGAGAGGTTAAATTCGACCTTGGGCCGCTGAGCCTTCAGCCCAAAGACGGGCTTATCTTCTATTTTGAGGCCGTCGATAATAACTCGATGACCGGCCCGGGGATTGGGCGCAGCAAGCCGCTGCACCTTCGCGTGTCGAGCCCGCAGGATAAGCATCGCCAGAATATGGAGGCCCAGAAGGTCATCCTCGACGCGATGATCGAGGTGCTGGCGGACTATCTGTCGAACCCGGTCGGAGAGCGCGTTGCGCGCGCCAACGACGCCTGGGTGCAGCGCGTTAAGCCGGACGCCGACGAGGCCGAACTCTATCTGCGACTCCAGCAAATCACGCGCCTTCAAGAGAATCAGAAGCGCATTGTCGCGGCGATGGACGACCTCGCCGGGAAGCTGAAAAAAGATCCGCTGATGATTGAGCGCAATCGCACTCTTTTTGAGGCCCTTCAGGCCCAGCTCGCGCAATTAACCGAGAAGGGCGAGAAGGTCATCAAGACCGCCAACCGCCGGGCCGACACCGATACGCTCGCGGCCCGAGACGCCAGGCCGTTGGCCAGATACGCGGGCGAGGCCGAAGACGTCTTCGAGCGCGGCATTTTGCGCCTCAGTGAGCTTCTGGCCAGCGCGAAGATGGCGGCGGTGCAGGCGAGCCTTGAGGAGATTAAGGAGCTCAAAGAGCGCCTCAAGACCTTGCTCCAGGAGTATAAGGACACGCAGGACCCCGAGCTTAAGAAGGCGATTCTTCGCGATATTCAGCGCCTTCGCCAGCGCATGAATGAGCTGATGAGCCGCATGCGCTCGCAGATTCAGGAGTTGCCCCAGGAGCATCTAAATATGGACGCCATCGAGCAGCAGCAGCTCGAATCGGATACCCATAAGATGGCCGATAATCTCTCGAATATCGAAGAGATGCTCGAGAACGACGATATCGACGGCGCGCTTAAAGCTCTGGAGGAGCTCGAGATGAACCTCGACTCTCTGGACGAGAAGATGGACGACCAATTCGAGAAGGCGCAGCCCGAGGGCTTGAGCGAGCTCGATAAGAAGGTCAGCGAATTGATGGACGACCTTGAGGATATTCGCCAGGCCGAGGCGAGCCTCGAGAAAGACACCAACGCGCTCAATAAGGAGATGATCGAGAAGCGCCGCGAGCATATTGAGAAGACGCTCGACGCCTTCACCAAGCAGATGCTTCGCCAGGTCGCGTCGCAGGAGCAATCGCTGAAGTCGATGGCCGAAAAGGCCACCGAGATGCCGCATAAACAGCGGATCGAGAAGAGCCAGAAGGCGCTCGGTGACCTCAAAAAGATGCTGCAGGACAAGGATATTGCCCAGAGTTTGGAGCGCGCGCGCGAGACCTCGAACGCGGTTCAGGAGACGCGATATAGCCTCGAATTATCGCGGCGCTATACCAATTCGGAGAAATTAAAGCGCCAGATCGACGAACTTCGCGGCGAGAATCAGGCGGTCTCGGACCGGGCCGACGCGATGGTCGATGAGATTGAGAAGTTGATGGACGAGGCCCAAAAAGAGCTCAAGCAGATGGACCAGCAGCAGCTCAATGAGCTGGCCTCCAAGCAGCAGCAGATCGTCGAGAAGGCCGAGAAGCTCCAGCAGAAGATCGGCAAATCTGGCGAGCGCTTCCCGATGCTCGAAGAGAAGTTGTCGCCCAAACTTGAGGAGTCGAAGCAGACGATGGAGCAAGCCGCGGAGAGTTTGAAGAACCAACAAACCCAGCGCGGGCTCGACCACGAGCGCCAGGCTCTCGACCAACTCGGCAAGCTGCAGGACCAGATGAAAGAGGTCGTTCAAAAGGAGCGCCAGGGCAATAAGCAAAAAGGCCAGTCGGCGCCCAAGCAAAAGGTCGAGATTCCCGAAGAGAGCGGCAAGCACGCCGGCGAGCAGCTGCGACACGACGTGATGGACGCGATGAAGCAGGAAAAACTCGACCGATATCAAAGCGAAATCGAGCGCTACTACAAGTCGATTATGGAGTGA
- the dnaB gene encoding replicative DNA helicase, whose amino-acid sequence MKAPTTRPSADLTIRVPPHNEDAERSLLGAILLDNRVLDEILSRLSVEDFYREPHRHIFRAMADLHRRSEPVDVITLADHLAAENRLEAVGGPSFLARLSNAVPSAANAAQYGEIVRRKSALRKFIATADTLVQDAYADVPDVTEFMDEVERQLFAITQSGVKKDYSSMREVIQSAFTQIESLYNKSEHITGVPSGFADLDEMTAGWQRSDLIIVAARPAMGKTSFTLNMAAHAAISRGIPAVFFSLEMSNEQLAIRLLCSEARVDQSKLRRGNMNDQEWAKLIKAAGSLSEAQIFLDDTPALPIMEFRSKCRRLKAEHDIGIIFIDYLQLMRGSGGPNGSREQEISEISRNLKAVAKELNVPVIALAQLNRGVESRADKRPMMSDLRESGAIEQDADIITFIYRDEVYNPDTEEKGVAEIIIGKHRNGSIGSVKLRFFGPITRFENLAPDMTM is encoded by the coding sequence ATGAAAGCCCCCACAACACGCCCATCCGCTGATCTCACGATCCGCGTGCCCCCGCATAATGAGGACGCCGAGCGAAGCCTGCTCGGCGCCATTTTGCTGGATAACCGCGTCCTTGATGAGATCCTCAGCCGTCTGTCGGTCGAGGATTTCTACCGCGAACCGCACCGCCATATTTTCCGGGCAATGGCGGATCTGCACCGGCGAAGTGAGCCGGTCGACGTCATCACCCTGGCCGACCACCTCGCCGCCGAGAACCGCCTGGAAGCCGTCGGCGGCCCGAGCTTTTTGGCGCGTCTATCCAACGCGGTTCCCTCCGCCGCCAACGCGGCGCAATACGGCGAAATCGTGCGGCGAAAGTCCGCCCTGCGAAAGTTCATCGCCACCGCGGACACCCTGGTCCAGGACGCCTACGCCGACGTCCCCGACGTCACCGAGTTCATGGATGAAGTCGAGCGCCAGCTCTTCGCCATCACCCAGTCGGGCGTCAAAAAAGACTATTCCTCGATGCGCGAGGTCATCCAGAGCGCGTTCACCCAGATTGAGTCGCTTTATAATAAGAGCGAGCATATCACCGGTGTGCCCAGCGGGTTTGCCGATCTCGACGAGATGACCGCGGGCTGGCAACGCTCCGACCTCATCATTGTCGCCGCGCGTCCCGCGATGGGTAAGACCAGTTTTACGCTGAATATGGCGGCGCACGCAGCGATCAGCCGCGGCATCCCGGCGGTCTTCTTCAGCCTTGAGATGTCCAACGAGCAGCTCGCCATTCGTCTGCTCTGCAGTGAGGCGCGCGTCGACCAATCGAAGCTGCGCCGCGGCAATATGAACGACCAGGAATGGGCGAAGCTCATCAAGGCGGCCGGCTCGCTGAGCGAGGCGCAGATCTTCTTGGATGACACTCCGGCCCTGCCGATCATGGAGTTTCGCTCCAAATGCCGCCGCCTCAAAGCCGAGCATGATATCGGCATTATCTTCATCGACTATTTGCAGTTGATGCGCGGCAGCGGTGGCCCGAACGGCAGCCGTGAGCAGGAGATCTCGGAGATCTCGCGAAACCTCAAGGCCGTCGCCAAAGAGCTCAACGTCCCGGTCATCGCCCTGGCCCAGCTCAACCGTGGTGTTGAATCCCGCGCCGACAAGCGCCCCATGATGAGCGACTTGCGTGAATCCGGTGCTATCGAGCAGGACGCCGATATCATCACCTTCATCTATCGCGATGAGGTCTATAACCCCGACACCGAAGAGAAGGGCGTCGCCGAGATCATCATCGGCAAGCACCGTAACGGCTCGATCGGCTCGGTTAAGCTGCGCTTCTTCGGCCCCATCACTCGCTTTGAAAACCTCGCGCCCGACATGACCATGTAG
- a CDS encoding S9 family peptidase produces MTSAKPYGLWSSNLSSSAMAGDLGLKDVAWADDGTLVWLESRDGHSVLVARGAHPDRAPRDITRDLRVSAGVGYGGGDFSVRGEDVYFAASNGRVYRSAIAHGQPRPLTPSNGGAASPTVSPDQKWVLFVHTDQRNDIIAVVDADGKNWPQKLVTGADFYMQPTWSPDSNKIAWVSWNHPNMPWDETELHLGEVEVGPGGLTLKSSKQIAADVPAALMQPEFSPDGKTLAFISDADGWWQLYLYDIDSGEQRQLTHGEFEIGGPGWVQGLRAYVWKPDGSGLFAIRNQRGEMDLLDVSLDGKFSSVEALKDYRYLAQPVISKSGELAMLASSSRIPTRVVSWDSVGKSEACVERHSSGERLDPSELAEMKPVSWSAGEGSGDIEIFGNYYPPTNPKYHSDGKPPAIITIHGGPTAQSVASYSPASQFFATRGFAVLEVNYRGSTGYGREYRHALKGNWGVFDIADAKSAAKFLADEGLADPDRIVISGGSAGGYTVLQSLVANPGTFAAGISRYGISNLFALSMETHKFESHYNDCLVGVLPEDGDIFRERSPLFNAENISDPVAIFQGGLDKVVPPNQAEMMVDILKQRGVPHEYHVYDDEGHGWRKAKNIEHYYNAALDFLKQYVIFN; encoded by the coding sequence ATGACGAGCGCAAAACCCTACGGACTCTGGTCAAGCAACCTCTCCTCCAGCGCGATGGCAGGCGACCTCGGCCTCAAAGACGTCGCGTGGGCCGACGACGGCACCCTTGTGTGGCTCGAATCGCGCGACGGCCACTCGGTGCTGGTCGCCCGCGGCGCCCACCCCGACCGCGCGCCTCGCGATATCACCCGCGACCTGCGCGTTTCGGCGGGCGTCGGCTACGGCGGCGGCGACTTCAGCGTGCGCGGCGAAGATGTGTATTTTGCCGCCTCTAACGGTCGCGTCTATCGCAGCGCCATCGCCCACGGCCAGCCTCGCCCGCTTACCCCGTCGAACGGCGGCGCCGCCTCGCCCACCGTCTCGCCTGACCAAAAATGGGTCCTCTTCGTCCACACCGACCAGCGAAATGACATCATCGCCGTGGTCGACGCGGATGGCAAAAACTGGCCTCAAAAGCTCGTCACCGGCGCTGACTTCTATATGCAGCCGACCTGGTCGCCGGATTCCAATAAGATCGCCTGGGTCAGTTGGAATCACCCGAATATGCCCTGGGATGAGACCGAATTGCACCTCGGCGAGGTCGAAGTTGGCCCCGGTGGGTTGACGCTCAAATCCTCGAAGCAGATTGCCGCCGACGTCCCGGCCGCCCTGATGCAGCCGGAGTTTTCGCCTGACGGAAAAACGCTCGCCTTCATCTCCGACGCGGACGGTTGGTGGCAGCTCTACCTCTACGATATCGACAGCGGAGAGCAGCGCCAATTGACCCATGGCGAGTTCGAAATCGGCGGGCCCGGATGGGTTCAGGGGTTGCGCGCGTATGTCTGGAAACCCGACGGAAGCGGCCTCTTCGCCATCCGAAATCAACGCGGCGAGATGGACCTTCTCGATGTCTCGCTCGACGGAAAATTCAGCAGCGTCGAGGCGCTCAAGGACTATCGTTACCTCGCGCAACCGGTCATCTCGAAGAGCGGCGAGTTGGCGATGCTTGCGTCGTCGAGCCGGATCCCGACGCGGGTTGTAAGTTGGGATTCCGTTGGGAAATCAGAAGCTTGTGTCGAGCGTCACTCCTCTGGTGAGCGCCTCGACCCGAGCGAACTCGCCGAGATGAAGCCGGTGAGTTGGTCGGCCGGCGAGGGCTCCGGCGATATCGAAATATTCGGTAATTATTATCCGCCGACGAACCCCAAATATCACTCCGACGGCAAGCCGCCGGCGATTATCACGATTCACGGCGGTCCGACCGCGCAGAGCGTCGCGAGCTATTCGCCGGCGAGTCAGTTCTTTGCGACCCGCGGCTTCGCGGTGCTCGAGGTCAATTACCGCGGAAGCACCGGTTATGGGCGCGAATATCGCCACGCGCTCAAGGGAAATTGGGGCGTCTTTGACATCGCCGACGCCAAGAGCGCGGCGAAGTTCCTGGCCGATGAGGGCCTGGCCGACCCCGACCGCATCGTCATCTCGGGCGGCAGCGCCGGCGGCTACACGGTGCTGCAATCACTGGTCGCAAACCCCGGCACCTTCGCCGCCGGCATCAGCCGCTACGGCATCTCGAACCTCTTCGCCCTGTCGATGGAGACCCATAAATTCGAGTCCCATTATAATGACTGCCTGGTCGGCGTTCTCCCCGAGGACGGAGACATTTTCCGCGAGCGCTCCCCGTTATTTAACGCCGAGAATATCAGTGACCCGGTGGCTATCTTCCAGGGCGGACTCGACAAGGTCGTGCCGCCCAACCAGGCCGAGATGATGGTCGATATTCTGAAGCAGCGCGGTGTCCCGCACGAATATCATGTCTATGATGACGAGGGGCATGGCTGGCGCAAGGCGAAGAATATCGAGCATTATTACAACGCCGCGCTCGATTTTTTAAAGCAATATGTGATCTTCAATTGA
- a CDS encoding DUF4388 domain-containing protein, which yields MSQQQAGQYVLKFISGKYQGGEFPLEQNSEILIGRSSELDMVLVEDMVSRKHARISARSGTLEIEDFGSTNGTFVNGEKISKARLREGDRVLIGTNIIKLVHRDQVGAGNAAGMGANPQDQMPQANRTTGATLTGSIAGLIEEVPLPDLLQLFSTSRKSGVLVIRTEVDVSKIYLREGRVYYASINDDPELAPDKAFYRILSWRTGTFSLEPVSDEVFEDELDASIENLLMESMRQLDEIMALGDDVPDLSASLRINKPLEAPLRDLTPELLDTIQLVLNFGSVSRVLNRSSASDLETLQDVVYLIRNDYMTVE from the coding sequence TTGAGTCAACAGCAAGCTGGGCAATACGTCCTGAAATTTATTTCGGGTAAATATCAAGGGGGAGAATTCCCTCTCGAGCAGAACTCCGAGATTTTAATCGGGCGCTCGAGTGAACTTGATATGGTTTTGGTCGAGGATATGGTTTCGCGCAAGCATGCGCGGATCAGCGCTCGATCCGGGACCCTGGAGATCGAAGATTTCGGGAGCACCAACGGAACCTTCGTTAACGGAGAAAAGATCAGCAAGGCGCGCCTTCGCGAGGGCGACCGTGTGCTGATCGGGACCAATATTATTAAGTTGGTCCACCGTGACCAGGTCGGCGCGGGCAACGCGGCCGGCATGGGCGCCAACCCCCAGGACCAGATGCCCCAGGCGAACCGCACCACCGGCGCGACGCTGACCGGCTCGATCGCAGGCCTCATCGAAGAAGTCCCGCTGCCCGACCTTTTGCAGCTCTTCTCGACCAGCCGAAAATCCGGCGTCCTGGTGATTCGCACCGAAGTCGACGTCTCGAAGATCTATCTGCGCGAGGGGCGCGTCTATTACGCCTCGATCAACGATGACCCCGAGCTTGCGCCCGACAAGGCATTCTATCGCATCCTCTCTTGGCGCACCGGAACCTTCTCGTTGGAGCCGGTCTCCGACGAGGTCTTCGAAGACGAGCTCGACGCGTCCATCGAGAACCTCTTGATGGAGAGCATGCGCCAGCTCGATGAGATTATGGCGCTCGGCGACGATGTCCCCGATTTGAGCGCGAGCCTGCGCATCAATAAGCCACTTGAGGCGCCGCTGCGCGACCTGACCCCCGAGTTGCTCGATACCATTCAACTGGTCCTGAACTTCGGTTCGGTTTCGCGCGTGCTCAACCGCAGCTCTGCCAGCGATCTGGAAACGTTGCAGGATGTCGTCTATCTGATCCGCAACGACTATATGACCGTTGAATAA